The genomic window CGCGGTACAGCTCCAGCGCGTGGGCAGGCGAGTCGACGGGCTGCACCACCACAGTGGGCGAACGCCAGACGCCGTCGACCGAGGTATGGCCCTCGTGGGCGAGCCGCAGCAGACCGCCGCCGTCGACCGGGTCGAAGCGCATCGTGGTGAAGCGCAGCTGCTCGACCGGCGCGCGCAGCCATGTCGCGAGCCACGGGCCCGGCCCGGGGGAGAAGGCGTCGGTCGCGGGGTCGCGGCCGAAGGCGAGCGCGAGCGGCGGCGGCGAGAACACGCCATTGAGGCGCCCGGGGTCGGCGTCGCCGACCACGCCGAGCGAGGCCGCCGACCACACGGGGCGGACGAAGGCGACGGGCTCGGTGGGGCTCGGCACGTAGAGCGACTGCGCGTCGAAGCCCGAGCGGAAGGTGCCGCTCGCGCCGGTGGGCAGGATGCCGTCGCCGCCGAGGATCGTGACATCGGTGAGCTCGCCCACGCCCCGGGTCTCGAGCGTGATCTCCACGGCGTCCGTCGTGCAGCGCAGCTCGAGCAGGCGCTCGTCCCACGCGCTGGACTCCGTGCGGATGGTCACGACGACGGCATCCGGCTCGGTGCGCACCTCGGGTTCGCCGACGCTCATGGCCTCGTCGCGCGCGGTGCGGCTGTGCGCGCTCGACAGCGCGCAGATCCGCATCCACCGCGCGCCTTCGGCATCGCTCAGTTCGAGGTACGGCGAGGTCGTCACGCCGCGGGGGCCGGTGCGCCAAGAGAGCGAATAACCGGCTCCGTGAACGGTCTGTCGACCGGAGTCACTCGTCAGCGAGGGAGTGGAACTCATGTCCCCAGTCTATGTGACAACGTTCCCAGGCGCTGGGAGCCGAGGGGATTCACAGGCCGGCACGCGTCGTCGCGCGGTCATGCGTCTGCCGCGTTCGTCGCGGTTCGGGTACGTGGCCGCCGGTCGAGGAGCATCCGCGGCCCCAGCCGCCCTTCGAGGACCACTGGCGCCGGTGCAAGGCCCTTTCCTCGCCGCATGGCGGCGGCTTTACTGTCGCCATGATGGGCAGGTCTGCGCACGGTCGTGACGCGCGAGCACGGGGGCACCGCCGTGCCGTGGAAGGGCAGGCGCAGGGAAGGGCGCCGACGTGGCCGTGACTGCCGGAACGGCGCGGGCCGCGATCACGCCGCCGATCGGCATCCCGCTCTCCGGTTTCGTGGGGCGCGGCGTCGCGACGGACCTGCACGACGACCTCTGGGCCACCGTGCTCGTGCTCGCCGACGACCGTTCGCCGGGCGACACCCGACACGCCCTTGTGACCCTCGACCTCATCGGCCTCTACAGCGATGAGCTCGTGGCGGCGCTCAAAGAGTCGGTGCGTGCGGCGACAGGGATCCCGCCCGAGCGCGTGTTCCTGTCTTGCAGCCACACGCACTACGGCCCGGTGGTCGCCGAGACGGGCGACATGCCCGGCGGTCGGCACCCGCTCGCCGCGGCCTATCGGGAACATCTCAGCGACGCCGTCGCGCGGTGTGTGCGCGTCGCAGACGCAGCCCGTGTCGCCGTCGACGTGCGTGTCGCCACGGGTGAGGTGCCGCTCGGCGTCAACCGCCGCAAGCCAGGACCGGACGGTTCGATCGAGCTCGCCCCGAACCCTGACGGGCACGTCGATGCGGAACTCTCCGTCGTCCGTTTCGACGCCGCCGAGGGCCGAGGGCGGGGAGGGCGCGTCGCGACGCTCATCTCGTACGCGTGTCACCCGTCTTCGCTCGAGAGCTCGGTGCGCAGCATCAGTGCCGACTTCCCCGGCATCCTTCGCGACGAGGTCGAGCGTTCGGCAGGAGGGCGGGCGCTGTTCGTCCAGGGTGCGGCCGGCGACATCGATCCTCCCGACAAGCGGCCGGACTGGGCGCGTCCGCAGCAGATCGGCGCGGCACTGGGATCAGCGGCGATCCGACTCGGCGCTTCGGCGGCAACGACCCCGTCCGCTCCGCTCGCGTCGCGACGCCGGCGGGTCGCACTCGCGCGCCGGGGTGCGGCATCCGTCACCGACGCCGAGGCAGCCGTCGCCGAACTGCGTGCGCTCGACGCGACGCCTGGTGCGAGCGGCCCGGCGACCTGGTGGCGCGAGTTGCGGGTCTCCGAGGGCGAGGCGGTGCTCGCGGCGCTGCGCGACGGTCGGGCGCCGACGATCGACGCCGACATCTCGGCGTTGCGGATCGGCGATGTCGCCCTGGCGTTCGTTCCTGCAGAGCTGTTCAGCGAGCTGGGTGTCGCGATCAAACGGCGCTCGTCCGCGCCGGTGACGCTCGTCGTCGGGTACACCGACGGCGCGCTCTGGTACGTGCCGCCGCGGCACGCCTACGAGGAGGGCGGCTACGAGGTCGTCGACGCCTGCCGTGTCGCGCCCGGCGCGGGTGAGGAGCTCGTCGATCGCGTCCTCGCGCTGCTGCACGAGCTGTTCTGAGGCGGGTGCGTCGCCGAGCCCACGACGTCCTCCCCCCGCGGGTTCTGCTGTCAGAGGCGTTCGGCGAGCACGACGCCTTGCGGGTGCTTCTCCGTCGCGCGCGGCTCTCGGTCGAGCACCGCGGTCACACGGAAGCCGGCCTGTCGCAGGGCATCCCGCACGTACGGCGTGTGATGGAGGTAGGCGATCAGGTCGACGTCATGCCCGTACGGCTTGTCGAGCCGGCGCTGCCCGGTACCCGCTTGGAAGCCGAGAAGAAGCAGCCCGCCCGGCCGAAGCACGCGATGGAACGCGGAGTACACCACCCCGAGCCGATGCGGCGGGGTATGGATCGTCGAGTACCAGGCCAGCACGCCGTCGAACCGCTCATCGGCGAAGGGAAGCTCGGCGCTGTCGGCGGCGACGAGTTCGAGCTCGGGATGCCGCGACCTGGCCTCGGCGAGCATCGCCGGGGAGAGATCGCTGCCCGAGATCACGAGCTCCGGGTCGAGCGACAACAGGTGCGAGATCATGCGCCCCGTCCCACACCCGGCGTCGAGCACTGTCGCCGGCCGGGACTCGAGCTCCTCGACGAAGTGCTGCACCATCGCCAGCTCGGGGGCGGCCTCGTACCGCGTGTCGGGCAGCATCTCGGCATAGCTGGCGGCCACCTCGTCATAAGCCGTGCGCGTGCGCTCGACGTCGGCCGAGGTCATGCGGCGCTCGCCGCCCGCGCCGTTCCGGTTCGCCCGGAATGCAACGACGCGAGCAGAAACCGGTGGGTCTCGTGATCGGCGGCCGCCACCAGCCCCTGCACGCCGGTGTGGAGTTCGCCGCCGTCGAGATTGGTGAGCACGACGCCGGCGGCACGGCACAGCTCGATCGCCGCGGCCCAATGAACGTTCCCCTTCAGCTCTCCGCCGGTGACGTAGCCCGCCTGCTGCCCGGTGGCCACCCAGGCCAGGGCGAGCGTCGTCGAGAGGCACTGCGGTCGGAATCGCGCGCGGAACACCGGGTCGGCCAAGAGCGGCAGGCCCATCCGATCCGGAAGACGCCGTTCGAGGTTGAGGGCGACCAGCCGAGATGACGCCGTCGGGGTGAGTGCGGTGTCGTCGTGGCCGGTGCCAGTGTTGGTGCCGGTGTCGTTGCCGGTGTCGTTGCCATTACCCAGCGCCTGGCGCCGCCATGCTTCAACGCCGTCTGTCCAGAACACGGACCCGGCCGCCGGGTCCGCGACCGCGGCCGCGGTCGTCGTGCCGTCGATCTCCAAAGCCACGTTGACGCCGAACAGGGGGACACCCGCGGCGAAGTTGAGGGTTCCGCAGATCGGGTCGACGAGCCAGCGGCGCGAGGATTCGCCGTCGCTCCCGAGCTCCTCACCGACGACGGCGTCATGGGGCCGATGTCGGGTCAGCACGGCCCGGATCGCCCGTTCCGCCTCGATGTCTGCCGCCGTCGTGAAGTCGACGCCGTCCTTGTCGGTGCGCTCCGGAGCGCTTCCGTAGCGCGCCCGCGCCACCTCCGCGCCTGCCAACGCGGCGAGCATCGCGACCGCCCCATCAGAAGAACCTGCGTCGGAAGAACTTGCGTTTGAGGAACCTGCGTCGGAAGAACCTGCGTCAGAAGAACCTGCGTCGGTAGGTGCGGATCCCATCACGGGCTCAGTCAAGCACGTACCTCCCCCGCGGTTCCTCGGCTCGTGCCTGCGGTTTCTCGGCTCGTGCCTGCGGTTTCTCGGCT from Microbacterium sp. ProA8 includes these protein-coding regions:
- a CDS encoding methyltransferase domain-containing protein; the encoded protein is MTSADVERTRTAYDEVAASYAEMLPDTRYEAAPELAMVQHFVEELESRPATVLDAGCGTGRMISHLLSLDPELVISGSDLSPAMLAEARSRHPELELVAADSAELPFADERFDGVLAWYSTIHTPPHRLGVVYSAFHRVLRPGGLLLLGFQAGTGQRRLDKPYGHDVDLIAYLHHTPYVRDALRQAGFRVTAVLDREPRATEKHPQGVVLAERL
- a CDS encoding inositol monophosphatase family protein, producing the protein MGSAPTDAGSSDAGSSDAGSSNASSSDAGSSDGAVAMLAALAGAEVARARYGSAPERTDKDGVDFTTAADIEAERAIRAVLTRHRPHDAVVGEELGSDGESSRRWLVDPICGTLNFAAGVPLFGVNVALEIDGTTTAAAVADPAAGSVFWTDGVEAWRRQALGNGNDTGNDTGTNTGTGHDDTALTPTASSRLVALNLERRLPDRMGLPLLADPVFRARFRPQCLSTTLALAWVATGQQAGYVTGGELKGNVHWAAAIELCRAAGVVLTNLDGGELHTGVQGLVAAADHETHRFLLASLHSGRTGTARAASAA